The following proteins come from a genomic window of Streptomyces sp. NBC_01716:
- a CDS encoding helix-turn-helix transcriptional regulator: MLKERDKILEQLDDLLIQSTRGRGAIAAISGSTAVGKTTTLNALAERATSAGTIVLSVVSSPHEREVPYSALAQLLHSIETQCIATEGPGNGGPRTLRTGRAADVAAALAPPGAHDDPLAVARRTYQVIAELTTWHPVLITVDDIQHTDTATLTCLRHLAQRLTQLSLTLVFTHGVSVDEQPARVLDDLLYRTSARHFHLEPLTRVDLMGLAASRLPVLPSDRLVVEIHRLSGGNPLLALALIEEHRLRAASESAPGPVPQQTEGPGRQTTTEGGASIGPVFYQAVLAYLHRLGPRAVRVARCVALLDEATTPLLLSRLSGIDPELLKRYIRLFTSMGVLEGARLRHAGVRQAVLGEMPHGEATQQRYRAACLLNEGGAPPQAVAMHLLNVGPLHDGWVLPVLQEAASHAMEDGDVPQGIRYLELACECSSDEGQRLSAKSLYAFGQWQLRPAESGPHFRALKGPILEGKLAGNDALWVAEGMLFHLNFDEALEVVDHVNTGDEDLSNALHSTRMLMAAEVPGLLERLSRPLPATTAPATSHAELRARHALALVLENGADKYAVALAEQVFQGSQSRSTSRLSGLPKALLALCYADQLDAAATWYELVAAEMEGHEAPGWRAQIESVGALLSLRRGRLADAVRQAETAYARLSGPRWNVSSALALTVLVEAHTAMGNHQAAAKHLAAEPPPALFLTRAGLHYLYARGRHHLATGNTYLALSDFQECGTLMRRWDIDTPALAPWRLGEAEVWLRLGDREQAARLVEKQLANPDNGLTRSRGMTLHTLALVQATAKQPSILRDAFRLLEASGARYEAAAVLADLSRAYQQLGDKRARPTARRAWRLAKSCQAESLCQALLPTSMPQNMDTRPAEGSRGPDRVAQDSFGTLSESERRVAMLAAQGYANREIAERLFITVSTVEQHLTRVYRKMGIRNREQLLQGAHAVSYESV, encoded by the coding sequence GTGTTGAAGGAACGGGACAAGATACTCGAACAGCTCGACGATCTGCTGATCCAGTCCACGCGAGGCAGGGGGGCCATCGCCGCGATCAGCGGTTCGACCGCGGTCGGGAAGACCACGACACTCAACGCACTGGCGGAGCGGGCGACTTCGGCGGGCACCATCGTGCTCAGCGTGGTGAGTTCACCCCACGAGCGCGAGGTTCCGTACAGCGCCCTCGCCCAGCTCCTGCACTCGATCGAAACGCAGTGCATCGCCACCGAGGGTCCGGGCAACGGGGGCCCGCGCACTCTCCGTACCGGCAGGGCGGCCGATGTGGCCGCCGCGCTCGCCCCGCCCGGGGCCCACGACGACCCGCTGGCCGTCGCCCGGCGGACCTACCAGGTCATCGCCGAACTGACCACCTGGCACCCCGTGCTCATCACGGTGGACGACATCCAGCACACCGACACCGCCACCCTGACCTGCCTGCGCCACCTGGCGCAGCGGCTGACCCAGCTCTCGCTCACGCTGGTCTTCACGCACGGTGTCTCCGTCGACGAGCAGCCGGCTCGGGTCCTGGACGACCTGCTGTACCGGACCAGCGCGCGCCACTTCCATCTGGAGCCGCTCACGCGCGTGGACCTCATGGGGCTGGCCGCGAGCCGGCTCCCGGTCCTGCCGTCGGACCGGCTCGTCGTGGAGATCCACCGGCTGAGCGGTGGAAACCCGCTGCTCGCGCTGGCGCTCATCGAGGAGCACCGGCTGCGCGCGGCGTCCGAGTCCGCCCCGGGGCCGGTCCCGCAGCAGACCGAGGGCCCCGGCCGCCAGACGACCACCGAGGGCGGGGCGTCGATCGGCCCCGTCTTCTATCAGGCGGTCCTCGCCTATCTGCACCGGCTCGGTCCGCGCGCGGTCCGGGTCGCCCGGTGTGTCGCCCTGCTGGACGAGGCGACCACACCTCTTCTGCTCAGCCGCCTGAGCGGTATCGACCCCGAACTGCTGAAACGTTATATACGGCTGTTCACCAGCATGGGGGTGCTGGAGGGCGCGCGGCTGCGGCACGCGGGCGTGCGGCAGGCGGTCCTCGGTGAGATGCCGCACGGCGAGGCGACCCAGCAGCGCTACCGCGCCGCCTGCCTGTTGAACGAGGGCGGGGCGCCGCCGCAGGCAGTCGCCATGCATCTGCTCAACGTCGGCCCGCTGCACGACGGATGGGTGCTGCCCGTCCTGCAGGAGGCCGCGTCGCACGCCATGGAGGACGGGGACGTACCGCAGGGCATCCGGTATCTGGAGCTGGCCTGCGAGTGCTCGTCGGACGAGGGACAGCGGCTGTCGGCCAAGTCCCTCTACGCGTTCGGCCAGTGGCAGCTCAGGCCCGCGGAGTCCGGCCCGCACTTCCGCGCGCTCAAGGGCCCCATCCTCGAAGGGAAGCTCGCGGGCAACGACGCCCTGTGGGTCGCCGAGGGGATGCTGTTCCACCTCAACTTCGACGAGGCACTGGAAGTTGTCGACCACGTCAACACCGGCGACGAGGACCTGTCGAACGCGCTGCACAGCACCCGGATGCTGATGGCCGCCGAGGTCCCCGGTCTGCTCGAACGACTGAGCCGTCCGCTCCCGGCCACCACCGCCCCGGCGACGTCCCACGCGGAATTAAGGGCACGCCACGCCCTCGCCCTCGTCCTTGAGAACGGCGCCGACAAATACGCCGTCGCCCTGGCGGAGCAGGTGTTCCAGGGCAGCCAGAGCCGGTCGACATCGAGACTCAGCGGTCTGCCGAAGGCGCTGCTGGCCCTGTGCTACGCAGATCAACTCGACGCCGCCGCCACGTGGTACGAGCTGGTCGCGGCCGAGATGGAAGGACATGAGGCCCCCGGCTGGCGCGCCCAGATCGAAAGCGTCGGCGCGCTCCTCTCACTGCGGCGCGGACGGCTGGCGGACGCCGTACGCCAGGCGGAGACGGCGTACGCCCGGCTGTCCGGGCCGAGGTGGAACGTCAGCAGCGCGCTGGCGCTGACCGTGCTCGTCGAGGCCCACACCGCCATGGGCAACCACCAGGCCGCGGCGAAGCACTTGGCGGCCGAGCCGCCGCCGGCGCTCTTCCTCACCCGGGCGGGGCTGCACTACCTGTACGCGCGCGGCCGTCACCACCTCGCGACGGGCAACACGTATCTCGCGCTGTCGGACTTCCAGGAGTGCGGCACGCTGATGCGGCGCTGGGACATCGACACCCCCGCCCTGGCGCCCTGGCGGCTCGGAGAGGCCGAGGTGTGGCTGCGGCTGGGCGACCGGGAGCAGGCGGCCCGGCTCGTCGAGAAGCAGCTCGCCAATCCCGACAACGGGCTCACCCGCTCGCGCGGGATGACCCTGCACACCCTGGCGCTGGTCCAGGCGACCGCGAAGCAGCCCTCGATCCTGCGGGACGCCTTCCGGCTGCTGGAGGCGAGCGGCGCGCGTTACGAGGCGGCGGCTGTCCTGGCCGATCTCAGCCGCGCCTACCAGCAGTTGGGCGACAAGCGGGCGCGGCCGACCGCGCGGCGCGCGTGGCGGCTCGCCAAGAGCTGCCAGGCGGAGTCGCTCTGCCAGGCGCTGCTTCCGACGTCCATGCCGCAGAACATGGACACCAGGCCGGCCGAGGGGTCCCGCGGTCCCGACCGGGTGGCCCAGGACAGTTTCGGCACCCTCAGCGAGTCCGAACGACGCGTCGCGATGCTGGCCGCGCAGGGGTACGCCAACCGTGAGATCGCCGAGAGGCTGTTCATCACGGTCAGCACCGTGG
- a CDS encoding COG4315 family predicted lipoprotein, producing MRRHTRTVTALASALLLATAAAGCSDGGGDNGSAADTDTGSQADRREAEVVPAVSSSATPNVDVKNNNSLGKILVDNKGMTLYEFDKDTKNKSMCNGACAQQWPPFTVKTTPAAGSGVKGNLLKTTKRDDGSMQVTYNGRPLYHFADDTKAGQTNGQGLNAFGAKWYVMGPDGKKITKNSGNSSGGGGY from the coding sequence ATGAGACGGCACACCAGGACAGTCACCGCGCTGGCCTCCGCCCTGCTGCTCGCCACCGCGGCGGCCGGCTGTTCGGACGGCGGTGGCGACAACGGCAGCGCCGCCGACACCGACACCGGCAGCCAGGCGGACAGGCGTGAGGCCGAGGTGGTCCCGGCGGTGTCGTCGTCAGCGACCCCGAATGTCGACGTCAAGAACAACAACTCCCTCGGCAAGATTCTCGTCGACAACAAGGGCATGACGCTCTACGAGTTCGACAAGGACACGAAGAACAAGTCGATGTGCAACGGCGCGTGTGCCCAGCAGTGGCCGCCGTTCACCGTCAAGACGACGCCGGCCGCGGGCAGCGGGGTCAAGGGCAATCTGCTGAAGACCACCAAGCGCGACGACGGCAGCATGCAGGTGACCTACAACGGACGCCCGCTCTACCACTTCGCCGACGACACGAAGGCCGGCCAGACCAACGGGCAGGGCCTCAACGCGTTCGGCGCCAAGTGGTACGTCATGGGCCCCGACGGCAAGAAGATCACCAAGAACTCCGGGAACAGCAGCGGCGGCGGCGGTTACTGA
- a CDS encoding SPFH domain-containing protein, with protein MLFWRVPAPNEAMLISGSKRQVQDTQFRIVTGHGSFVLPIKQKARMLSLALREAEIAEDCVTQQGIRLTVRAVTVFKVGDDAVSIANAARRFLAEQDRMEELVGRIFAGHLRSIVGGLTVEQIIRERDRVAQEVKAASHSEMEKLGIVVDALQIQEIEDATGYINNLAAPHAAAVASQARIAAARADQEAAEREQQAEALKAEYERDTSIKRAGFQAETEQVRARASQAGPLAQAKASQDVIEEQTALAERQAMLAAQRLEAEVRRPADAEAYRQRTLAQAQADANTARALSLREGNQELLAANRVVEVLPELADAAAKGLADSNLTVLNGTDGVNEMAAGLVGQGMTILNSLQHRGGSTRAPAEQSREAAPNVNGQAPVKADTAN; from the coding sequence ATGTTGTTCTGGCGCGTTCCAGCACCGAACGAGGCGATGCTCATCTCCGGTTCCAAACGGCAGGTCCAGGACACCCAGTTCCGGATAGTCACCGGTCACGGCAGTTTCGTTCTACCCATCAAGCAGAAGGCCCGCATGCTGTCCCTGGCGTTGCGGGAGGCGGAGATAGCCGAGGACTGTGTCACCCAGCAGGGCATCCGGCTGACGGTGCGCGCGGTGACCGTCTTCAAGGTCGGTGACGACGCGGTGTCGATCGCCAACGCGGCCCGGCGTTTCCTCGCCGAGCAGGACCGGATGGAGGAGCTGGTGGGCCGGATCTTCGCCGGTCACCTGCGGTCCATCGTCGGTGGACTGACCGTCGAGCAGATCATCCGCGAGCGGGACCGGGTCGCCCAGGAGGTGAAGGCGGCCAGCCACAGCGAGATGGAGAAGCTCGGCATCGTCGTCGACGCCCTCCAGATCCAGGAGATCGAGGACGCCACCGGCTACATCAACAACCTGGCGGCGCCGCACGCCGCGGCTGTCGCGAGCCAGGCCCGTATCGCCGCGGCCAGGGCCGACCAGGAGGCCGCCGAGCGCGAGCAGCAGGCGGAGGCGCTGAAGGCCGAGTACGAGAGGGACACCTCGATCAAGCGCGCCGGCTTCCAGGCCGAGACGGAGCAGGTACGGGCCCGCGCCTCCCAGGCCGGACCGCTCGCTCAGGCGAAGGCGTCGCAGGACGTCATCGAGGAGCAGACGGCGCTGGCCGAGCGGCAGGCGATGCTGGCGGCCCAGCGGCTGGAGGCGGAGGTCAGGCGCCCGGCGGACGCGGAGGCGTACCGTCAGCGGACGCTCGCGCAGGCGCAGGCCGACGCGAACACCGCGCGCGCCCTCTCGCTGCGGGAGGGGAACCAGGAGCTTCTCGCGGCCAACCGTGTCGTGGAGGTGCTCCCGGAGCTCGCCGACGCGGCGGCGAAGGGCCTGGCGGACTCCAACCTCACCGTCCTCAACGGCACCGACGGTGTCAACGAGATGGCGGCGGGGCTCGTCGGCCAGGGCATGACCATCCTCAACTCGCTCCAGCACCGGGGCGGTTCGACCCGGGCACCGGCGGAGCAGAGCCGGGAGGCGGCGCCCAACGTGAACGGACAGGCACCGGTGAAGGCGGACACCGCCAACTGA
- the rpmG gene encoding 50S ribosomal protein L33: protein MAHNELRPVIKLRSTAGTGHTYVTRKNRRSDADRLVLRKYDPVARRHVDFREER, encoded by the coding sequence ATGGCACACAACGAACTCCGTCCGGTCATCAAGCTCCGCTCCACCGCGGGCACCGGCCACACGTATGTCACCCGCAAGAACCGCCGCAGCGACGCGGACCGTCTGGTCCTGCGCAAGTACGACCCGGTCGCCCGTCGGCACGTCGACTTCCGCGAAGAGCGCTGA
- a CDS encoding Lrp/AsnC family transcriptional regulator — MELDALDWALLRELQHDARQTNRDLAAKTGVSPSTSLERVKILRERGVIDGFHASLDLESVGRPVQALISVRIRPPSRPVIEGFREWAAGLPETIGLFVTSGPHDFLLHVAVPDVDGLYAFVIDRLTERREVADVQTTMVYEHVQSRSISRPAEESRRRGAGRRKR, encoded by the coding sequence ATGGAACTTGATGCGCTCGACTGGGCTCTGCTGCGGGAGCTCCAGCACGATGCACGGCAGACCAACCGCGATCTCGCCGCCAAGACCGGCGTCTCCCCCTCCACCTCGCTGGAGCGGGTCAAGATCCTCCGCGAGCGGGGCGTGATCGACGGGTTCCACGCGTCGCTCGACCTGGAGTCGGTGGGCCGCCCCGTACAGGCGCTGATCTCCGTACGGATCAGACCGCCGTCCCGGCCCGTGATCGAGGGGTTCCGCGAGTGGGCGGCGGGGCTGCCGGAGACCATCGGGCTGTTCGTGACATCGGGCCCGCACGATTTCCTCCTGCATGTGGCCGTCCCCGACGTCGACGGGCTGTACGCCTTCGTCATCGACCGTCTCACCGAGCGCCGCGAGGTCGCGGACGTGCAGACGACGATGGTCTACGAGCACGTCCAGTCGCGGTCGATCTCGCGGCCGGCCGAGGAGAGCCGGCGGCGGGGTGCGGGACGACGGAAGCGGTGA
- a CDS encoding DUF2000 domain-containing protein: MTVQNDISQLAHDATTGLSTRQAPLKWVVVIDESLPAGRAVNAAVCTAAAVGRALPDLLGGDGRDGSGQLHPGLPWAGCSVLAADAATLHALREKATAKEDVFVVDMPEPAQTSRIYDEYLGLLAGTKHEDLTYLAVGLVGPRNRIGKLVGKLPLLR, from the coding sequence ATGACCGTTCAGAACGACATCTCTCAGCTCGCTCACGACGCGACGACCGGCCTCTCCACCCGCCAGGCCCCGCTCAAGTGGGTCGTCGTCATCGACGAGTCCCTGCCCGCCGGGCGCGCGGTGAACGCGGCGGTCTGTACGGCCGCCGCCGTCGGCAGGGCCCTGCCCGACCTGCTAGGGGGCGACGGCCGGGACGGCTCGGGGCAGCTGCACCCGGGGCTGCCCTGGGCGGGCTGTTCCGTCCTGGCCGCCGACGCCGCCACCCTCCACGCCCTGCGGGAGAAGGCGACCGCCAAGGAGGACGTCTTCGTGGTCGACATGCCGGAGCCCGCGCAGACGTCCCGGATCTACGACGAGTACCTCGGCCTGCTCGCCGGTACCAAGCACGAGGATCTGACCTATCTCGCGGTCGGCCTCGTCGGCCCGCGCAACCGGATCGGCAAGCTCGTCGGCAAACTGCCCCTGCTGCGCTGA
- a CDS encoding NADP-dependent oxidoreductase yields MSSEPTMRAIIQNSLGGPEVLRLSDRPRPRPVPTEVLVRVHAAGVNPVDWKSRESGGMAGLLGAPPFVLGWDVSGVVEEVGFGVHTLKVGDEVYGMPWFPRPASAYAEYVTAPSRQFALKPRTLDHNTAAAVPLAGLTAWQSLVDAAHVEAGQRVLIHAAAGGVGHLAVQFAKHLGAYVIGTASAAKHDWLRELGADEVVDYTRVRFEEAVSDVDVVIDLVGEGHDATTSRSLETLRPGGTIVAVPSGVAPELLDTARARGLNATAFLVEPDGVSLTRIAGLIDEGVVRVEVEGVLPLADAAEAHRRVQEGRTRGKIVLSVTS; encoded by the coding sequence ATGAGCAGTGAGCCGACCATGCGCGCGATCATCCAGAACTCCCTCGGCGGGCCCGAGGTGCTGCGCCTCTCCGACCGCCCGCGGCCCCGCCCGGTCCCGACCGAGGTGCTGGTACGGGTGCACGCGGCCGGCGTGAACCCGGTCGACTGGAAGTCGCGCGAGAGCGGCGGCATGGCCGGTCTCCTCGGCGCTCCCCCGTTCGTCCTGGGCTGGGACGTGTCCGGTGTGGTGGAGGAGGTCGGCTTCGGTGTGCACACGCTGAAGGTGGGCGACGAGGTGTACGGGATGCCCTGGTTCCCGCGGCCCGCGTCCGCGTACGCCGAGTATGTGACCGCGCCCTCACGGCAGTTCGCGCTCAAGCCCCGCACGCTCGACCACAACACGGCCGCCGCCGTGCCGCTCGCAGGCCTGACGGCCTGGCAGTCGCTGGTGGACGCGGCGCACGTGGAAGCAGGGCAGCGGGTGCTGATCCACGCGGCGGCGGGCGGCGTGGGGCATCTGGCGGTGCAGTTCGCGAAGCACCTCGGGGCGTATGTCATCGGGACGGCGAGCGCCGCGAAGCACGACTGGCTGCGCGAACTGGGCGCGGACGAGGTCGTGGACTACACCCGGGTCCGCTTCGAGGAGGCCGTGAGCGACGTCGACGTCGTCATCGACCTGGTGGGCGAGGGGCACGACGCGACGACCAGCCGCTCGCTGGAGACCCTGCGGCCGGGCGGCACGATCGTCGCCGTCCCGTCCGGCGTCGCGCCGGAACTGCTCGACACCGCGCGGGCGCGGGGGCTGAACGCGACCGCCTTCCTGGTGGAGCCGGACGGCGTCTCCCTCACCCGCATCGCCGGACTGATCGACGAGGGCGTCGTACGCGTCGAGGTGGAGGGCGTCCTGCCGCTGGCGGACGCGGCCGAGGCACACCGGCGGGTCCAGGAGGGACGGACGCGCGGGAAGATCGTGCTGAGCGTCACCTCCTGA
- a CDS encoding winged helix-turn-helix transcriptional regulator has translation MSVKSPERVRAGGAPRTPVPVGGSSTPRKYSPGTAFPQGALLWAALAIGALEEGPQRFGALQRRLQGVSPKVLTSTLRRLADLDEMRTLEPGLSPVTE, from the coding sequence ATGTCGGTGAAGTCTCCTGAAAGAGTGCGTGCCGGGGGAGCGCCGAGGACGCCGGTCCCGGTCGGTGGATCTTCGACACCGCGAAAGTACTCCCCGGGTACTGCTTTCCCGCAAGGGGCACTGCTTTGGGCCGCCCTCGCCATCGGTGCCCTCGAAGAGGGCCCGCAGCGCTTCGGCGCCCTCCAGCGGCGGCTCCAGGGGGTCAGCCCCAAAGTGCTCACCAGCACCCTGCGCCGACTCGCGGACCTGGACGAGATGCGCACACTCGAGCCGGGTCTCTCACCGGTGACCGAGTGA
- a CDS encoding cytochrome c oxidase assembly protein: MDHGEHGTTMDLPPFTLGRALEFSLDTFFLVGCLLALALYGWGVLRLRARGDSWSPGRTVPFVLGVLSVALVMCTALNDYGMVMFSVHMVQHMVISMVSPILLLLGAPVTLALRALPVAGRGRKGPRELLLALLHSRFLRFVSHPAFTIPLFIASLYGLYFTSLFDFLMESKPGHIAMMVHFLAVGLVFFWPIMGVDPGPHRPGYLMRMLELFAGMPFHAFFGIALMMASEPMVRAYENPPASLGIDALADQNAAGGIAWAFSEIPSVLVLIALVYQWYRSDQRQAKRSDRAADRDGDKELAAYNAYLASLQTRGR; encoded by the coding sequence ATGGATCACGGCGAGCACGGCACGACCATGGATCTGCCGCCGTTCACGCTGGGCCGCGCGCTGGAGTTCTCGCTCGACACCTTCTTCCTGGTCGGATGTCTGCTGGCGCTGGCGCTGTACGGGTGGGGCGTCCTGCGGCTGCGCGCCAGGGGCGACAGCTGGTCGCCGGGCCGCACTGTCCCCTTCGTGCTCGGCGTGCTGAGTGTGGCCCTGGTGATGTGCACCGCGCTGAACGACTACGGCATGGTCATGTTCAGCGTGCACATGGTCCAGCACATGGTGATCAGCATGGTCTCCCCGATCCTGCTGCTCCTGGGCGCGCCGGTGACCCTGGCGCTGCGGGCGCTGCCGGTCGCGGGCCGGGGCCGCAAGGGGCCGCGTGAGCTGCTGCTGGCGCTGCTGCACAGCCGGTTCCTGCGGTTCGTGTCGCATCCCGCCTTCACGATCCCGCTGTTCATCGCGAGCCTCTACGGTCTCTACTTCACCTCGCTCTTCGACTTCCTCATGGAGTCGAAGCCGGGGCACATCGCGATGATGGTGCACTTCCTGGCCGTCGGGCTGGTCTTCTTCTGGCCGATCATGGGCGTGGACCCGGGGCCGCACCGGCCCGGTTATCTGATGCGGATGCTGGAGCTGTTCGCCGGGATGCCGTTCCACGCGTTCTTCGGGATCGCGCTGATGATGGCGAGCGAGCCGATGGTGCGGGCGTACGAGAATCCCCCGGCGTCCCTGGGCATCGACGCGCTCGCCGACCAGAACGCCGCCGGCGGCATCGCCTGGGCGTTCAGCGAGATCCCGTCCGTGCTCGTGCTGATCGCGCTGGTGTACCAGTGGTACCGGTCCGACCAGCGCCAGGCGAAGCGCTCGGACCGGGCCGCCGACCGGGACGGTGACAAGGAGCTGGCCGCGTACAACGCCTACCTCGCGTCGTTGCAGACACGCGGACGGTAG
- a CDS encoding 6-phosphofructokinase — MRIGVLTSGGDCPGLNAVIRSVVHRAVVDHGDEVIGFHDGWKGLLECDYRKLDLDAVGGILARGGTILGSSRVQPAHLRDGVERAKGHVADLGLDAIIPIGGEGTLKAANLLSEAGLPIVGVPKTIDNDISSTDVTFGFDTAVGVATDALDRLKTTAESHQRVLIVEVMGRQTGWIALHSGMAAGAHAIVVPERPFDIGELTELVGKRFSAGKRFAIVVVAEGAKPREGSMEFDAGGKDIYGHQRFAGVARQLSVELEERLGKEARPVILGHVQRGGTPTAYDRVLATRFGWHAVEAAHRGEFGMMTALRGTDILMVPLAEAVETLKTVPAERYAEAECVL, encoded by the coding sequence ATGCGAATTGGTGTGCTCACCTCCGGCGGCGACTGCCCCGGTCTCAATGCGGTGATCCGGTCCGTGGTGCACCGCGCCGTCGTCGACCACGGTGACGAGGTCATCGGCTTCCATGACGGGTGGAAGGGTCTGCTGGAGTGCGACTACCGCAAGCTCGACCTCGACGCGGTCGGCGGCATCCTGGCCCGTGGCGGCACGATCCTCGGTTCCTCCCGGGTCCAGCCCGCGCATCTGCGTGACGGTGTGGAGCGCGCGAAGGGGCATGTGGCCGACCTGGGTCTCGACGCGATCATCCCGATCGGCGGCGAGGGCACGCTGAAGGCCGCCAACCTCCTCTCCGAGGCGGGGCTGCCGATCGTCGGCGTACCGAAGACCATCGACAACGACATCTCCTCCACGGATGTGACCTTCGGCTTCGACACCGCCGTCGGTGTCGCCACGGACGCGCTGGACCGGCTGAAGACCACCGCCGAGTCCCACCAGCGCGTCCTGATCGTGGAGGTCATGGGGCGGCAGACGGGCTGGATCGCGCTGCACTCGGGCATGGCCGCCGGTGCGCACGCCATCGTCGTCCCCGAGCGGCCCTTCGACATCGGGGAGCTGACCGAGCTGGTCGGCAAGCGGTTCTCGGCGGGCAAGCGGTTCGCGATCGTGGTGGTCGCCGAGGGCGCCAAGCCCCGTGAGGGCTCGATGGAGTTCGACGCGGGCGGCAAGGACATCTACGGGCACCAGCGCTTCGCGGGCGTCGCCAGGCAGCTTTCCGTCGAGCTGGAGGAGCGTCTGGGCAAGGAGGCGCGGCCGGTGATCCTGGGCCACGTCCAGCGCGGCGGGACGCCGACCGCGTACGACAGGGTGCTGGCGACCCGCTTCGGCTGGCACGCGGTGGAGGCGGCGCACCGCGGCGAGTTCGGCATGATGACGGCGCTGCGCGGCACGGACATCCTGATGGTGCCGCTCGCGGAGGCCGTCGAGACGCTGAAGACGGTGCCGGCCGAGCGCTACGCCGAGGCGGAGTGCGTGCTCTGA
- a CDS encoding type 1 glutamine amidotransferase, translating to MSDNSLRLVWIYPDLLSTYGDQGNALVVERRARQRGLDVTRVDVRSDQAVPTSGDIYLIGGGEDRPQRLAAERLRRDGGLNRAVSNGAIVFSVCAGYQILGHEFVNDLGEREGGLGLLDVISTRGEGARCVGDVLGDIDPHLGLPPLTGFENHQGITHLGPSARPFARVSLGGGNGTGDGTEGAYNDTVFGTYMHGPVLARNPLIADLLLKLALDVNALPPADDRWYEALRAERIAAATQPA from the coding sequence ATGAGTGACAACAGTCTGCGGCTGGTGTGGATCTACCCGGACCTGCTGAGCACCTACGGCGACCAGGGCAACGCCCTGGTGGTGGAGCGCCGCGCCCGGCAGCGGGGTCTCGACGTCACGCGCGTGGACGTCCGCAGCGACCAGGCCGTACCGACCTCGGGCGACATCTATCTCATCGGCGGCGGCGAGGACCGGCCGCAGCGGCTCGCCGCCGAGCGGCTGCGCCGTGACGGCGGTCTCAACCGGGCGGTGTCCAACGGCGCGATCGTGTTCTCGGTCTGCGCCGGCTACCAGATCCTGGGCCACGAGTTCGTCAACGACCTGGGCGAGCGCGAGGGCGGTCTCGGGCTGCTCGACGTGATCTCCACCCGTGGCGAGGGCGCGCGCTGCGTCGGAGACGTACTGGGCGACATCGACCCCCACCTGGGGCTGCCGCCGCTGACCGGTTTCGAGAACCACCAGGGCATCACCCATCTCGGCCCGAGCGCCCGGCCGTTCGCGCGGGTCTCGCTCGGCGGGGGCAACGGCACGGGTGACGGCACGGAGGGCGCGTACAACGACACGGTCTTCGGTACGTACATGCACGGCCCGGTCCTGGCCCGGAATCCGCTGATCGCCGATCTGCTGCTGAAGCTGGCGCTCGACGTCAACGCGCTCCCGCCGGCCGACGACCGCTGGTACGAGGCGCTGCGCGCCGAGCGGATCGCCGCCGCGACGCAGCCGGCCTGA